The sequence TATGCTTCTTTTTGCCAGAGGGTTTTGCAATGACTCTTGTTGCCTATGCCCGCGTCTCCACGGATGACCAGACTACGGCCCTGCAGCTGGATGCTTTAAGGAAGGCTGGTGTGGGGCGGATCTTTGAGGAGCAGGCCAGTAGGGGCCGCTGGGATCGCCCCAAATCACACGCGATGTTGGCCTCCCTCCGCGCAGGCGATACGGTCTTGGTCTGGAAAATAGACCGCCTGAGTCGTTCTTTGTCCGATTTGGTTCGCATCATGGAGCTGATTGACCAGCGGGGCGCAGCTTTGAAGTCTCTGACCGAACCGATCGACACAACCACCGCGGTGGGCAAAGCCCTGATGCAGATGGTTGGGGTGTTCGCGGAATTGGAGCGGGCGAACCTCAAGGAGCGCACCAACGCAGGAATTCAGGCGGCCAAGACCAACGGGGTCAAGTTCGGACGGCCCCAGAAGTTGACTGATGTACAACGGGTGGACATCGTTCGCCGGGTCAATGCCAAAGAACTCACGGCTGCCGACGCGGCCCGCCTCTTCCAAGTCGGCCGTGCCACCATCAGTCGTCTGCTCCCCAGCGCCCGGGGCATGGGTCCAAGCTGAGGCGGCCTAAAGTCACGTCTTCAGTTGGGCTGAATCCGCGTATGTCAAGCGAATCTAGGTTGAAAATCCAAGGCAGCTAAGTTGGATCGTCTTTTTGAGTGGATTAGGTTGACGCCACGACAGTGCTCATGGAGATTTCTAGCAGCGACTCGAAACAGTAGGTTCAACGAGACGCAGCTCGTCTGGGTCTCCGGGAAAGCCTCATCGGTTAAACTGCTGCATTCAGGGTGCAGTCGCCGCTCCGGCACGACACACCCCTGCCCCCCCCTTTGGGAGTCCTCAGTTATGCCTCAGAATCTGTCCCACCTGAGTGGTTCGCCGCTCAACACTCCGCACCTGCCCAGCCATGAATCTCCTCTCTGCGTCGTCGGTTTAGGTGGTTCGGCAGATGGACTTGATAGCTACGAAGGCTTTTTTCTGGGGCTGGCACCGGTCAGTGGTTTGGCGTTTGTCGTGGTCGCGCCGCCTGATCCCCTGCACGGCAGTCTAATGCCGGAGACCCTACAGCGCTGCACGACCCTGCCCGTCCTCCCGATTGAGGACGGGATGGCGGCTCAGGCTGACCGGGTGTACCTGCTCCCTCCTGGATACAGCCTGACCCTCTTCGGCGGCGTTTTGCGTCTGGATGAGCCCAT is a genomic window of Deinococcus sp. QL22 containing:
- a CDS encoding recombinase family protein, yielding MTLVAYARVSTDDQTTALQLDALRKAGVGRIFEEQASRGRWDRPKSHAMLASLRAGDTVLVWKIDRLSRSLSDLVRIMELIDQRGAALKSLTEPIDTTTAVGKALMQMVGVFAELERANLKERTNAGIQAAKTNGVKFGRPQKLTDVQRVDIVRRVNAKELTAADAARLFQVGRATISRLLPSARGMGPS